GTATGTGACCAAACTTTGAGAAAGTCTTGTCTCTATCTTGCAGTGCTTTTATTACTATCTGAGAGTCCTCCTCCAGGATGCAGCTTTCTATCCCCATCTCTCTTGTGAAGGCAACTACTCTCCTAGCAGCAAGCATCTCCAACACTGTAACCAAGGCAGGAGCATGGATCTTTTCAGAGAGCGCAGCTTTTACTTGACCCGTGTTGTTCCGTATCACCACTCCGATGCCTGCCGCTCCATTTTCTGTGAGGAAAGTTCCATCAAAGTTTGTTTTGAAGTGACTTGCTTCTGGTGGTGTCCATCTCATGCTCCGAGGCTTTTGTTACGTCACCGTTGAGCAGTTGTGCTTCTTATACTCAGATAGATAGTGATGGG
This genomic stretch from Quercus lobata isolate SW786 chromosome 3, ValleyOak3.0 Primary Assembly, whole genome shotgun sequence harbors:
- the LOC115981037 gene encoding uncharacterized protein LOC115981037, giving the protein MRWTPPEASHFKTNFDGTFLTENGAAGIGVVIRNNTGQVKAALSEKIHAPALVTVLEMLAARRVVAFTREMGIESCILEEDSQIVIKALQDRDKTFSKFGHILQDTLSHLNSFKNWSLSHTLRQGNAVADALARRAKFSYPFTIWLESVPPDLTVFVNADSLAV